From Neobacillus sp. PS2-9, the proteins below share one genomic window:
- a CDS encoding aldehyde dehydrogenase, with protein sequence MENYSSLVAKQKSYFRTEMTKDLTFRLDALQKLRAAIKNNENKLMEALRADLNKSAFDAYTSEIGFVLEELRFTIKHLRSWVKPKRVKTPLTHIGSTSYIYSEPYGVTLIIAPWNYPFQLAIAPLIGAIAAGNCAVIKPSELTPKTSELLGTMIKELFSEEFVAVVQGGVETSQTLLQEKFDYIFFTGSVPVGKVIMEAAAKNLIPVTLELGGKSPCIVHEDANIKLAAKRIAWGKFTNAGQTCIAPDYLYIHKNIKDQFLHQFKETTMELYGIQPLNNPNFTRIVSERHFERLTSFLDNGKQYMGGQTNKDKLSIEPTVLTQITWEDPVMQDEIFGPILPVLEYSDLHEVIEGIHRHPKPLALYIFTESKNLQQEVLNSVSFGGGCVNDTVYHFASPYLPFGGVGNSGIGAYHGKGNFDTFSHNKSVLKQTTLFDIPFRYPNVKNGLQKIKLFMK encoded by the coding sequence ATGGAAAACTATAGCTCCCTAGTAGCTAAACAAAAATCTTACTTTCGAACGGAAATGACAAAAGACCTTACTTTCCGCCTCGATGCACTTCAGAAGCTGCGAGCAGCTATTAAAAATAATGAAAACAAACTAATGGAAGCACTTAGAGCAGATTTAAACAAATCTGCGTTCGATGCCTATACCTCTGAAATTGGTTTTGTTCTCGAGGAATTACGATTTACGATTAAACATTTACGTTCTTGGGTGAAGCCAAAACGAGTAAAGACACCGCTCACCCATATCGGTTCAACTAGTTACATTTATTCGGAACCATATGGTGTGACGTTGATTATCGCTCCATGGAATTATCCGTTTCAGTTAGCCATAGCACCTTTAATCGGCGCCATTGCGGCAGGAAACTGCGCCGTCATTAAACCTTCAGAGTTAACACCGAAAACATCTGAATTACTTGGTACAATGATAAAAGAGTTATTCTCCGAGGAATTTGTTGCTGTTGTTCAAGGAGGTGTAGAAACTAGTCAAACGTTACTGCAGGAGAAGTTTGATTATATATTTTTTACCGGAAGTGTCCCTGTGGGAAAAGTAATTATGGAAGCTGCTGCGAAAAATTTGATTCCTGTTACATTAGAGCTTGGTGGTAAGAGCCCTTGTATTGTACATGAAGATGCCAATATAAAACTTGCTGCCAAACGAATTGCTTGGGGAAAATTCACCAATGCCGGTCAAACATGTATTGCACCAGACTACTTATACATTCATAAAAACATCAAAGATCAATTCCTTCACCAATTTAAAGAGACAACAATGGAGCTATATGGAATACAACCATTAAACAATCCAAACTTTACTCGGATTGTAAGTGAACGTCATTTTGAACGATTAACTTCCTTCTTAGATAACGGAAAACAGTACATGGGAGGTCAAACTAATAAAGACAAACTAAGTATAGAGCCGACCGTCCTTACTCAAATCACTTGGGAAGATCCGGTTATGCAGGATGAAATTTTTGGTCCGATCCTTCCTGTACTAGAGTACAGTGATTTACATGAGGTGATTGAGGGAATTCACCGTCACCCGAAACCGCTCGCCCTTTATATTTTTACAGAAAGCAAAAACCTCCAACAAGAGGTCTTAAACAGTGTTTCTTTTGGTGGAGGGTGTGTAAACGATACAGTGTACCACTTTGCCTCTCCTTACCTCCCATTTGGTGGCGTGGGAAATAGCGGCATCGGTGCTTATCATGGTAAAGGAAATTTTGATACCTTCTCACATAATAAGAGTGTACTTAAACAAACCACCTTATTCGATATCCCCTTTCGCTATCCGAATGTTAAAAATGGACTACAAAAAATTAAGCT
- a CDS encoding iron-containing alcohol dehydrogenase, with protein sequence MYKVYCRTFQGVMKTTSYFLPWKEPELLEGENSLYELPLRIKSQNIESVLIVTDQGIVSVGLIDEFLEALRKESIKFVVYDKTVPNPTIDNIEEALKLYHSNNCSGIVAFGGGSPLDCAKGVGARVARPNKSIPQMKGILKILKKMPPLFAIPTTAGTGSEATIAAVVSNSDTHEKYALMDPSLLPHVAVLDPLLTVNLPPHITAATGIDALTHAVEAYIGRGNTKETKKYSIEAVKLIFENLYVAYSNGTNIMARKNMQKAAYLAGMAFTRAYVGYVHAIAHTLGGFYSVPHGLANAVILPYVLEYYGDSVYQPLSELADLVGLSQPGDTIEQKARKFIDAIKELNERLEIPKKISGIIDNDISVMVDRAFKEANPLYPVPKILYKQDLNTLYQLIKE encoded by the coding sequence ATGTATAAAGTCTATTGCAGAACCTTTCAGGGAGTGATGAAAACTACATCGTACTTCTTACCCTGGAAAGAGCCTGAATTATTAGAGGGTGAAAATAGTTTATATGAATTACCGTTACGAATCAAAAGTCAAAATATCGAAAGCGTTTTAATCGTTACCGACCAAGGTATTGTATCTGTTGGATTAATAGATGAATTTCTTGAAGCCTTACGTAAAGAAAGTATTAAATTCGTTGTTTATGACAAAACCGTACCGAACCCAACCATAGATAACATCGAGGAAGCTTTGAAATTGTATCATTCTAACAATTGTAGCGGGATTGTTGCTTTCGGCGGGGGCTCTCCCTTGGATTGCGCTAAAGGTGTTGGTGCAAGGGTGGCTAGGCCTAATAAAAGCATTCCCCAGATGAAAGGTATATTGAAGATTCTAAAGAAAATGCCGCCCCTTTTTGCCATTCCTACCACGGCTGGTACAGGAAGTGAAGCCACTATTGCAGCGGTAGTCTCGAACAGTGATACGCATGAAAAATATGCATTAATGGATCCTTCTCTTCTCCCACATGTGGCTGTATTAGATCCTTTGCTAACGGTTAACCTGCCCCCACATATCACTGCCGCTACGGGAATTGATGCTTTGACACATGCGGTTGAAGCCTACATCGGGAGAGGTAACACAAAGGAAACAAAGAAATACAGTATTGAAGCCGTAAAATTGATTTTTGAAAATTTGTATGTAGCTTATTCTAATGGGACAAACATAATGGCACGTAAAAATATGCAAAAAGCAGCCTATTTGGCAGGAATGGCATTTACTAGAGCGTATGTTGGTTATGTCCATGCGATCGCACATACACTAGGTGGTTTTTATTCCGTACCGCACGGTTTGGCAAATGCCGTCATTTTACCATATGTACTAGAGTATTATGGGGATTCTGTCTATCAGCCGCTTTCAGAGCTTGCTGATTTAGTTGGACTCAGTCAACCTGGAGATACTATTGAACAAAAGGCACGTAAGTTCATTGATGCCATAAAGGAACTGAATGAGAGATTAGAAATACCCAAAAAAATCAGCGGAATTATCGACAATGATATCTCTGTGATGGTGGATCGAGCTTTTAAGGAAGCCAATCCCCTCTACCCTGTGCCGAAAATTCTCTATAAACAGGACTTAAACACACTTTATCAACTAATTAAGGAATAA
- a CDS encoding helix-turn-helix domain-containing protein, producing the protein MILTKRRREFLDQICRQYHTTNLPVHYSEVAEAIGVSKWTAYDVLKTLESQGLVKRNYSTNENETGRSVVVFSPTELAEEMFQKERRETLNIEEWEPILHHMTELIENHQNLPLMDAIHNIITRMKTVDVKLEFCAYFLCVLILYLNSLGKTVKSLTVNMVNSSPETKVKLTVFVGAVIGMIIQSVSDELSPEMITLVQQFFENVNQLNGEELQLLIAFIEQS; encoded by the coding sequence ATGATCTTAACTAAAAGAAGACGTGAATTTTTGGATCAAATTTGCCGACAATATCATACAACCAATCTTCCTGTACATTATTCTGAGGTGGCAGAAGCAATTGGTGTGAGTAAATGGACAGCGTACGATGTGCTAAAAACCCTTGAAAGCCAAGGTCTTGTAAAAAGAAACTATTCTACTAATGAAAATGAAACAGGGCGTTCAGTTGTGGTCTTCTCCCCTACAGAATTGGCAGAGGAAATGTTTCAAAAAGAACGAAGAGAAACATTAAATATAGAAGAATGGGAACCTATTCTACACCATATGACAGAATTAATTGAGAATCATCAAAATCTGCCCTTAATGGATGCGATTCATAATATTATCACTCGCATGAAAACAGTCGACGTTAAGCTGGAATTTTGTGCGTACTTTCTATGTGTCCTGATTTTATATTTAAATAGTTTAGGAAAAACTGTTAAGAGTCTCACCGTCAACATGGTCAATTCGTCACCAGAAACCAAAGTCAAACTTACTGTATTCGTCGGTGCGGTTATAGGAATGATTATTCAGTCTGTCAGTGATGAATTAAGTCCTGAAATGATTACATTAGTACAACAATTTTTCGAAAATGTTAATCAATTAAACGGAGAGGAACTACAGTTACTTATAGCGTTTATCGAGCAAAGCTAA
- a CDS encoding ATP-binding protein, translating to MSIIKDFLLQLTFMVVPIFIYYTFITERVKTDKNRNLIMTILWGISILFCMSFPVSYGQNARLELRIIPLLFGTLYGGFWPGIFLSALIIIFRLYTGFSIGFYNTVLVLLFSLPVILFFQKSFASSKKDKRVKIAVSLSFYYCMFGLVFFGILRDFSAEYIKVQMIHLIFVVVVTWVFTLLIENIREIHQLRLEMQNSEKLRVISELTSVFAHEIRNPMQVTRGFLQLLNEPDLPDKKKEYIQLSIEELDRANEIINDFLSFGKPSINHFEKIEVGYQLQRVANIIQGYAKNHKVDVKTDVRDNCWIYANPQKLNQSLINILKNAIESMPDGGTVWITCSSTNDGYIKMIIKDQGIGMTKEQIDRLGSPFYSLKESGTGLGMMVSFQIVRLFKGKIYVNSEKDKGTEFIILLPEIT from the coding sequence ATGAGTATAATAAAGGATTTTTTGCTACAATTAACGTTTATGGTCGTACCCATATTTATTTACTATACATTTATTACTGAGAGGGTAAAGACTGATAAGAATCGAAACTTAATAATGACCATTCTGTGGGGAATATCAATCTTATTTTGCATGTCCTTTCCAGTGAGTTATGGTCAAAATGCTCGATTGGAGTTAAGAATTATTCCTCTTTTATTTGGAACCTTATACGGCGGATTTTGGCCTGGCATCTTTCTATCAGCCCTTATCATTATCTTTCGGCTATATACTGGGTTCAGTATAGGATTTTATAATACTGTTCTTGTCTTATTATTCTCTCTGCCTGTAATATTGTTTTTTCAAAAATCGTTTGCGAGTTCGAAAAAAGATAAAAGGGTTAAAATTGCTGTCAGTCTTTCCTTTTACTATTGTATGTTTGGCCTTGTTTTTTTTGGTATTCTAAGAGATTTTTCCGCAGAGTATATAAAAGTACAGATGATTCATCTTATTTTTGTAGTGGTCGTTACATGGGTCTTCACTTTGTTAATTGAAAATATAAGGGAGATTCACCAGCTCCGGTTAGAGATGCAAAATTCGGAGAAATTAAGAGTTATAAGTGAGTTAACAAGTGTTTTCGCTCATGAAATTAGAAATCCGATGCAGGTTACTCGTGGCTTCTTGCAACTTTTAAATGAGCCTGATTTGCCTGATAAAAAGAAGGAATATATCCAATTATCCATTGAAGAATTAGATCGTGCAAATGAAATTATTAATGATTTTTTATCTTTTGGAAAACCTTCCATAAATCATTTCGAAAAAATCGAAGTAGGTTATCAGTTGCAACGTGTAGCAAATATAATCCAAGGTTATGCCAAGAACCATAAGGTTGACGTAAAAACTGATGTTCGTGATAACTGTTGGATTTATGCTAATCCTCAAAAATTGAACCAATCTTTGATAAATATATTAAAAAATGCGATTGAGTCTATGCCGGATGGTGGGACTGTTTGGATTACATGTTCATCAACTAATGATGGATATATAAAGATGATCATTAAGGACCAAGGGATCGGTATGACAAAAGAACAAATTGATAGGCTCGGATCTCCGTTTTACTCCTTAAAAGAAAGTGGAACGGGACTAGGGATGATGGTAAGTTTTCAAATCGTCCGTTTATTCAAGGGTAAAATATATGTGAACAGTGAAAAGGATAAGGGGACAGAATTTATTATTCTTTTACCCGAGATAACCTAA
- the xerS gene encoding tyrosine recombinase XerS, producing the protein MANQTKQLNYKKLQQLLNELPWYVAEYINHKQRKLSAASLLNYCHDFKIFFNWMVSEQLWSGDVKDIPLEQLEKMTVIEVDNFLNFLHYQLNNKEITVNRKLSALKSLFNYLQNIAETRDLQPYIQRNVMAKIEFNEIKESMETIANKMEGKILLGDEYEKFRAFIAHDYGELNKDNKRIYHFYKMNQQRDTAIVSLILGSGLRLSELVGLDVDDIDFSKFTARVIRKGNKEQYVYFSQVAMADLQEYLAVRVSKYQIDKNNKALFISAPMGPKGKSRRLTARAVEKLIEKYAAAFGKPSLSVHKLRHSFATRYHSEINDVPKLRRQLGHSSIQTTMIYTHIRNDDLKDAVDKMDMPKE; encoded by the coding sequence ATGGCAAATCAAACAAAACAATTAAATTATAAAAAACTGCAGCAATTATTAAATGAATTGCCTTGGTATGTGGCTGAATATATCAATCATAAACAACGAAAGCTCTCGGCAGCATCCTTATTGAACTATTGTCATGATTTCAAGATCTTTTTTAATTGGATGGTCAGTGAACAATTATGGTCTGGTGATGTTAAAGATATTCCGCTTGAACAATTAGAGAAAATGACTGTTATCGAGGTTGATAATTTCTTGAACTTTTTACATTATCAATTAAATAACAAAGAAATCACCGTCAATCGAAAGCTCTCAGCGCTGAAATCCTTATTTAACTATTTGCAGAATATCGCTGAGACACGTGATTTACAGCCCTATATCCAACGAAATGTTATGGCTAAGATTGAATTTAATGAGATTAAGGAAAGTATGGAAACAATAGCGAATAAAATGGAAGGCAAAATCCTTCTTGGAGATGAATATGAAAAGTTTAGAGCGTTTATTGCCCATGATTACGGCGAATTAAACAAGGATAATAAGAGAATCTATCATTTTTATAAAATGAATCAGCAGCGTGATACGGCTATTGTATCGTTGATTTTAGGCTCCGGCCTCCGTCTATCTGAGTTGGTCGGATTAGATGTAGATGATATTGATTTTAGTAAATTCACAGCAAGAGTGATTCGTAAAGGAAATAAAGAACAATATGTGTATTTCAGCCAGGTGGCGATGGCGGATTTACAAGAATATTTGGCTGTCAGAGTTTCAAAATACCAGATTGATAAGAATAATAAAGCGCTATTTATTTCGGCTCCCATGGGTCCTAAAGGTAAATCTCGTAGACTGACAGCGCGTGCGGTGGAAAAATTGATTGAAAAGTACGCTGCAGCATTCGGTAAACCATCTTTATCGGTACATAAGCTCCGGCATTCATTTGCTACCAGATACCATTCAGAGATTAATGATGTACCGAAATTACGACGCCAATTAGGCCATTCATCGATCCAAACAACGATGATATATACTCATATACGGAATGATGATCTAAAGGATGCTGTTGATAAGATGGATATGCCGAAGGAGTAA
- a CDS encoding PH domain-containing protein — protein MRFYSKKGLITGVLLWGTILFLIGSIIFLPGGPEGMGETTTTILTTILLTAFISWVWFGTYYEIKGKQLIVVGGPFRWKIDIMSINSIRKTLNQLSSPALSIKRLQIRYGKYNTILISPKHEKEFCKMIKEINPKIEINFN, from the coding sequence ATGCGGTTCTATTCAAAAAAAGGGCTTATCACCGGGGTTCTTTTATGGGGTACCATACTCTTTTTAATAGGATCAATCATTTTTCTCCCCGGAGGACCAGAGGGGATGGGGGAGACCACTACAACCATATTAACTACTATTTTATTAACCGCATTTATTAGCTGGGTGTGGTTCGGAACGTATTATGAAATTAAAGGAAAACAATTAATCGTTGTCGGTGGACCATTTCGTTGGAAAATTGATATTATGTCAATCAATAGCATTCGAAAAACACTAAATCAATTATCAAGCCCAGCATTATCAATAAAACGACTTCAAATACGATACGGTAAATACAACACAATTTTAATTTCACCTAAACATGAAAAAGAATTCTGTAAGATGATCAAAGAAATAAATCCTAAGATTGAAATCAATTTCAACTAA
- a CDS encoding antitoxin VbhA family protein yields the protein MNEKIENAMKNARASLEINGLSLTEAQIQLVRDRLKGKITEEEFLKKANDMATNKDKK from the coding sequence ATGAATGAAAAAATCGAAAATGCAATGAAAAATGCTCGAGCTTCGTTAGAAATCAATGGATTATCTCTAACAGAGGCACAAATTCAGTTGGTACGTGATCGACTTAAAGGAAAAATCACAGAAGAGGAGTTTTTAAAAAAGGCAAATGACATGGCAACTAATAAGGATAAAAAATAG
- a CDS encoding ABC transporter ATP-binding protein, with amino-acid sequence MSREPEKQDGVPDGPRRPGPGGGFGPMAMGMPVQKAKDFRGTLRRLIGYLRPYKLQLLSVLLTAMISTVFAIVSPKIMGKATTKLFEGLMMKLKGVPGAKIDFDYIGHIIILLIGLYLLSAIFAYIQQYIMAGVAQKTVYNLRNEVEEKLNRLPLKYFDSRTHGEILSRAVNDVDNISTTLQQSLTQLITSVVTLIGVIVMMLSISPLMTLIVVVTLPLSFIATAKIAKKSQQFFKGQQKSLGQLNGHVEEMYTGHKVIKVFGHEKKSIEQFEGINEKLYQAGWKAQFVSGMIMPLMSFINNIGYVLVSVAGGILVTKKAIEIGDIQAFIQYTRQFSQPIAQTASIANIIQSTVASAERVFEILDETEEIPEAVDALVIDSPKGDVAFENVSFGYNENELLIEDMNIKVERGQKVAIVGPTGAGKTTLINLLMRFYEINEGRILIDGIDIRMFKRAHLRSFFGMVLQDTWLFNSSIRDNIAYGREGATEEEIISASQAANADHFIRTLPEGYDTILNEEASNISQGQKQLLTIARAILANPAILILDEATSSVDTRTEVQIQRAMNHLMKGRTSFIIAHRLSTIRDADLILVMNNGSVIEKGNHTELLASGGFYADLYNSQFTGGSGGIKNVG; translated from the coding sequence ATGAGTAGAGAGCCGGAAAAACAAGACGGCGTACCAGATGGTCCTCGGAGACCGGGGCCTGGAGGCGGATTCGGGCCTATGGCCATGGGGATGCCTGTCCAAAAAGCAAAGGATTTTAGAGGAACACTTAGAAGATTAATAGGATACTTAAGACCATATAAACTACAGCTTCTTTCTGTATTACTTACTGCAATGATCAGCACTGTATTCGCTATTGTCAGCCCCAAAATTATGGGTAAGGCAACAACCAAACTGTTTGAAGGCTTAATGATGAAGCTTAAAGGTGTGCCTGGAGCAAAAATAGATTTTGACTATATTGGTCATATCATTATTTTATTAATTGGTCTTTATTTATTGAGTGCGATATTTGCCTATATTCAGCAGTATATTATGGCCGGAGTCGCTCAAAAAACCGTCTATAACCTGCGAAATGAAGTGGAAGAAAAACTTAACCGACTGCCGCTAAAATACTTTGATTCCCGGACACATGGGGAGATTCTCAGCCGTGCAGTGAATGATGTAGATAATATTAGTACTACTTTACAGCAAAGCTTAACCCAGCTCATTACTTCAGTTGTCACGCTAATTGGAGTGATTGTGATGATGCTTTCAATTAGTCCGTTGATGACACTCATCGTGGTTGTAACACTGCCGTTGAGCTTTATTGCCACTGCAAAAATCGCAAAAAAATCACAACAGTTTTTCAAAGGTCAGCAAAAATCGTTGGGACAGCTTAATGGACATGTTGAAGAAATGTATACAGGTCATAAAGTCATTAAGGTTTTTGGGCATGAAAAAAAGTCCATTGAACAATTTGAGGGAATAAATGAAAAGCTTTATCAAGCAGGCTGGAAAGCGCAATTCGTTTCTGGCATGATTATGCCTTTAATGTCTTTTATTAATAATATTGGGTATGTTTTAGTATCCGTTGCTGGCGGTATTTTAGTTACAAAAAAAGCGATTGAGATCGGTGATATTCAAGCTTTTATCCAATATACTAGACAATTTTCCCAGCCAATCGCTCAAACAGCATCGATTGCAAACATAATTCAGTCCACGGTTGCGAGCGCGGAACGGGTGTTTGAAATACTAGACGAAACCGAGGAGATACCTGAAGCGGTTGATGCTCTCGTAATTGATTCTCCTAAGGGTGACGTTGCATTTGAAAATGTCTCTTTTGGATATAATGAAAACGAACTGTTAATTGAAGACATGAATATTAAAGTGGAAAGAGGACAAAAGGTGGCGATTGTAGGGCCAACAGGTGCTGGTAAAACGACTCTTATTAATTTATTGATGCGATTTTATGAAATCAACGAGGGTAGAATTTTGATAGATGGCATTGATATTAGAATGTTTAAACGTGCGCACCTTAGAAGCTTTTTCGGTATGGTGCTGCAAGACACATGGCTGTTCAATAGCTCGATTCGTGACAATATCGCGTACGGTAGAGAGGGAGCAACAGAAGAGGAAATTATTTCAGCGTCACAAGCGGCTAACGCCGACCATTTTATCCGCACACTACCTGAAGGTTATGATACGATATTGAATGAAGAAGCATCCAATATCTCGCAAGGACAGAAGCAGCTATTAACGATTGCCAGGGCGATTCTAGCAAACCCTGCTATATTGATTTTAGATGAAGCAACCAGCAGCGTAGATACTCGGACTGAAGTCCAGATTCAGCGGGCCATGAATCATTTGATGAAGGGACGCACGAGCTTTATTATTGCACACCGGTTATCTACGATTCGAGATGCCGATCTGATTCTTGTGATGAATAATGGAAGTGTGATAGAAAAAGGCAATCACACAGAGTTGTTAGCAAGTGGCGGCTTTTATGCTGATTTGTATAATAGTCAGTTTACTGGTGGTAGTGGTGGAATAAAGAATGTAGGATAG
- a CDS encoding ABC transporter ATP-binding protein, which translates to MLKLTKYLRPFQQPIYLVLILVLLQSLAELYLPTLMSDIVDKGVVTGDTDYIWKIGGFMLLVAAGGMICSIAASFFSAKAASGFGKLLRSSVFSHVSKFSLHEFDLLGTSSLITRTTNDITQIQQVLVMMLRMMAMAPMMCIGGIIMAYSKDTKLTLVLAVSLPVLVIAIVIIARKGIPLFKAMQVKLDKLNRVLRENLTGIRVIRSFNRTDHEKKRFNEANWDLTQTAIKVNKLMAAMMPIMMLVLNLSTVAIIWFGGLRISSGHMQVGDMMAFIQYAMQIMFSFVMLSMMFVMIPRASVSAVRINEVLETVADINDRSVSMSLESVRGLVEFKDVTFSYPGAEMPAIKNISFKMKPGEVTAIIGGTGSGKSTLINLIPRFYDADSGTVLVDDVDVREMTQERLREKIGFVPQQAVLFTGTISENIRYGKENATEDEVKHAADIAQATDFISAMDDGFDAKIAQGGTNVSGGQKQRLSIARALVRQPEIYIFDDSFSALDFKTDAKLRSALKQETVDSTVLIVAQRVSTIMDADQIIVLDKGRISGIGTHKELLDKSPVYREIVMSQLSEEEIA; encoded by the coding sequence TTGTTAAAATTAACAAAATACTTAAGACCATTTCAGCAGCCAATCTACCTAGTACTTATCCTTGTCCTTCTACAGTCATTAGCTGAGCTATATCTGCCAACGTTAATGTCCGATATAGTCGACAAGGGCGTAGTAACAGGAGATACGGACTACATATGGAAAATTGGCGGTTTTATGTTGCTCGTAGCGGCTGGAGGAATGATTTGTTCCATAGCAGCTAGCTTTTTCTCAGCGAAGGCCGCATCAGGTTTTGGAAAATTACTGCGTTCTAGCGTATTTTCTCATGTGAGCAAATTTTCCTTACATGAATTTGATCTATTGGGTACGTCTTCATTGATTACAAGAACAACGAACGACATTACCCAAATCCAACAGGTGCTTGTAATGATGCTGAGAATGATGGCCATGGCACCAATGATGTGCATTGGTGGGATTATTATGGCCTATTCAAAGGATACCAAATTGACGCTAGTGCTGGCCGTTTCTTTGCCTGTTCTTGTAATTGCCATTGTCATCATCGCTAGAAAAGGGATCCCGCTATTTAAAGCTATGCAGGTAAAACTGGATAAACTTAACCGGGTTTTACGAGAAAACTTAACAGGAATTCGCGTCATTCGCTCCTTTAATCGGACTGATCACGAGAAAAAGAGGTTTAATGAAGCCAACTGGGATTTAACGCAAACCGCTATTAAAGTAAACAAACTTATGGCAGCTATGATGCCAATTATGATGCTCGTCCTCAATCTTTCAACCGTCGCTATTATTTGGTTTGGTGGTCTTCGTATTAGCAGTGGCCATATGCAGGTCGGAGATATGATGGCATTTATTCAATATGCCATGCAAATAATGTTCTCGTTTGTCATGCTATCTATGATGTTCGTGATGATACCACGGGCCTCCGTCTCAGCTGTCAGAATAAACGAGGTCCTTGAGACTGTAGCAGATATTAATGATCGGTCTGTGTCTATGTCCTTAGAAAGTGTGCGGGGTCTAGTAGAATTTAAAGATGTCACGTTTAGTTATCCTGGAGCTGAAATGCCAGCGATCAAGAATATATCGTTTAAAATGAAGCCTGGTGAGGTAACTGCCATAATAGGTGGAACAGGGTCTGGTAAATCAACACTCATTAATTTGATTCCTCGTTTTTATGATGCGGACAGTGGCACAGTCTTAGTAGATGATGTAGATGTGCGAGAAATGACACAGGAACGACTCCGTGAAAAGATTGGCTTTGTTCCGCAGCAGGCTGTGCTTTTTACTGGGACGATATCAGAAAATATTCGTTACGGTAAAGAAAATGCAACAGAGGATGAAGTAAAGCATGCAGCTGATATCGCACAAGCAACTGATTTTATTTCTGCAATGGATGATGGCTTTGATGCGAAGATTGCTCAAGGGGGAACAAATGTTTCGGGTGGTCAGAAACAGCGCTTATCCATCGCCCGTGCACTTGTGCGACAACCAGAGATTTATATTTTTGATGATAGTTTCTCTGCATTGGACTTTAAAACAGATGCTAAGCTGCGGTCTGCATTAAAACAGGAAACTGTTGATTCCACCGTATTAATTGTTGCGCAGCGTGTCAGTACAATTATGGATGCAGACCAAATTATTGTTTTAGATAAGGGCAGAATCTCAGGCATTGGTACACATAAAGAACTGTTGGATAAAAGTCCTGTATATCGTGAAATCGTAATGTCTCAGCTTTCCGAGGAGGAGATAGCATGA
- a CDS encoding staygreen family protein, protein MSVFIPSKLSVTYLAPATPFRPVEGRKYTLTHSDTTGQLFLSIGCNYNYSAINYSMRDEVLAEWIPQLGEYSLCARVYVSGGEYDENYTKVRFMIFQKELNLALQAMVNGDQAFYSNFPWLLDAPIYVHFESIYPQFNQVIFYGTPRNYLI, encoded by the coding sequence ATGAGTGTCTTCATTCCTTCAAAACTATCAGTTACCTATCTTGCCCCTGCTACCCCTTTTCGTCCTGTTGAGGGAAGAAAATATACACTCACACATTCCGATACCACAGGACAGCTTTTTCTTTCTATTGGCTGCAACTATAATTATAGTGCTATTAACTATAGTATGCGCGATGAGGTATTGGCTGAGTGGATACCCCAATTAGGGGAATATTCATTGTGTGCTCGTGTTTATGTAAGCGGTGGGGAATATGATGAAAATTACACAAAAGTCCGTTTTATGATTTTTCAAAAGGAATTAAATTTAGCATTACAAGCAATGGTTAATGGGGACCAAGCATTCTATTCAAACTTCCCATGGCTGTTGGATGCCCCAATCTATGTTCATTTTGAATCTATCTATCCTCAATTTAATCAGGTTATATTTTACGGTACACCGAGGAACTATTTGATTTAA